Proteins encoded within one genomic window of Hevea brasiliensis isolate MT/VB/25A 57/8 chromosome 8, ASM3005281v1, whole genome shotgun sequence:
- the LOC110662063 gene encoding putative disease resistance protein RGA3, protein MAEAILFIIAEEIIRKLSSRGLEEIGLLWGVKDEIEKLRKTVSTIKAVLLDAEDQSSVSIQVQEWLSMLREALYDADDLLDDFYTETLRRQVMSGDRIEKKVRRFFSHSNQLVYDFKMGHKIKEIMDRFDEIACLKKFHLQERREETSEMRREREQTHSSLPQVVVGREEDKNNILELLCGSYFEENVSVISIVGIGGLGKTTLAQLVYNDQKVKTQFDLKLWVCVSDNFDVKLIVEKLIESVTGERCSNLEMDTLKNTLHESIIGKKYLIVLDDVWNENPAKWFRLKDLLVGGARGSRVIITTRLKRVAEITRSISIYELQGLSETESWLLFKQMAFKQGQALSPSHEAIGKEIVAKCVGVPLAIRAIGALLYFKSTESEWLSFKNKELAKVDQHGSNILPILKLSYNHLPLHLKRCFAYCRLFPKDYRINVQTLIHLWMAQGYIILPHPSQCFEEIGLAYFMDLLSMSFFQEVEKDIWGNIESCKMHDLMHDLAALVSGRESALLDSNLAYVDERTRYISIASNSDSTWEILPSLLKASKARSLLLPNGSKWGKIQKDQCHLIFSKLRYLRVLDLHDSGIETVPSSVDKLKLLRYLDLSGNERIEVLPESITGLQNLQVLKLIGCMALEQLPKDVKKLVNLRHLSLESCYSLTHMPRGIGRLTCLEKLSNFLVARDSSVSKHTGGLDELHALNNLRGALRISLGYAVKNGASASDFEAANLKEKQHLLYLSLDWSRLENDVDDGENNVDIEEMSLEKLRPHPNLRRLLLWDYRGMKTPSWFPSLRNLVGISFFNCKNIQRLPSLDVVPSLEALEIEESINLEYIDTEEGSTLFFPSLKHLLLRNCPNLKGWQRCNRDNRSAAELLPFPCLSDLEIHSCRNLTSIPPLPCLEKLRLEKASMRSLEQILKLTISVSGSSSSASHPSSLSPAVSQLKSLTIWEIEDLEFPPVELLPSFTSLQEVSIFDCSRLSTTASEDENDNNEQWKCLQSLRTLSLVGIPELVALPNGLQHVAALQTLIIERCDNLMSLPEWMANLTGLQYLSIYAFSGLDETWRNNMVEDWHKISHIPNIQVNFTQIQQNGLYQR, encoded by the coding sequence ATGGCAGAAGCAATCCTCTTCATCATTGCAGAGGAAATTATCAGAAAGTTGAGTTCTCGTGGCCTCGAGGAGATTGGTTTGTTGTGGGGAGTCAAGGATGAGATTGAGAAGCTCAGGAAAACAGTTTCCACGATCAAAGCAGTGCTTCTTGATGCAGAGGATCAGTCTTCGGTGAGTATTCAAGTTCAAGAATGGCTTAGCATGTTGAGAGAAGCTTTATACGATGCAGATGACCTGTTAGATGATTTTTACACAGAGACTCTTCGGAGGCAAGTGATGTCTGGTGATAGAATTGAGAAGAAGGTACGCCGTTTCTTTTCACATTCAAATCAGCTTGTTTATGATTTCAAAATGGGTCACAAGATTAAAGAGATTATGGATAGATTTGATGAGATAGCTTGTCTTAAGAAGTTCCATTTACAGGAACGTCGAGAAGAGACATCTGAAATGAGAAGGGAAAGGGAGCAAACTCATTCTTCTTTACCACAAGTAGTTGTTGGTAGAGAAGAAGACAAGAACAACATTTTAGAGCTTTTGTGTGGTTCCTACTTTGAAGAGAATGTGTCAGTGATTTCAATAGTTGGGATTGGAGGATTAGGAAAGACAACATTAGCTCAACTTGTATACAATGATCAGAAAGTTAAAACACAGTTTGATCTTAAATTATGGGTTTGTGTTTCTGATAATTTTGATGTGAAACTCATTGTTGAAAAGCTTATAGAATCTGTCACTGGTGAGAGATGTAGTAATCTTGAGATGGATACATTGAAAAACACCCTTCATGAAAGTATTATTGGGAAAAAGTATTTAATTGTGTTGGATGACGTATGGAATGAGAATCCTGCTAAATGGTTTCGTCTAAAGGATTTATTAGTAGGTGGTGCGAGAGGAAGTAGAGTAATAATAACTACGCGTCTGAAGAGGGTTGCCGAGATAACACGCTCAATTTCAATATATGAATTGCAGGGCTTATCTGAAACTGAGTCCTGGTTATTGTTTAAACAAATGGCATTTAAACAAGGGCAAGCGCTGAGCCCGAGTCATGAGGCAATTGGAAAGGAGATTGTAGCAAAATGTGTGGGGGTTCCTCTAGCCATTAGAGCGATCGGAGCTCTGCTGTATTTTAAGAGTACCGAATCTGAATGGTTGTCTTTCAAAAATAAGGAACTAGCAAAAGTAGATCAACATGGAAGTAATATTTTACCGATTCTTAAATTGAGTTATAATCATCTCCCCTTACATTTGAAGCGTTGCTTTGCCTATTGTAGATTATTTCCAAAAGATTACAGAATTAATGTACAAACATTGATACATCTTTGGATGGCACAAGGATATATCATATTACCACATCCTTCCCAATGCTTTGAAGAGATTGGTCTTGCATACTTCATGGATCTTCTTTCAATGTCTTTTTTTCAAGAAGTTGAAAAGGACATTTGGGGCAACATAGAATCTTGTAAAATGCATGATTTGATGCATGATCTTGCTGCATTGGTGAGTGGACGAGAAAGTGCTTTATTAGATTCAAATTTAGCATATGTTGATGAAAGAACTCGCTATATATCAATTGCTTCCAATTCAGACTCAACATGGGAAATTTTACCTTCCTTGCTTAAAGCAAGCAAGGCAAGGTCATTGCTTCTACCAAATGGATCAAAATGGGGTAAAATCCAAAAAGACCAATGCCATTTGATTTTTTCTAAACTCAGATATTTACGGGTGTTAGATCTACATGATTCAGGCATTGAGACAGTGCCAAGTTCTGTTGATAAACTGAAGCTTCTAAGGTATCTTGATCTTTCTGGTAATGAAAGGATCGAGGTACTACCTGAGTCTATTACAGGACTGCAAAATTTACAAGTGCTGAAACTAATAGGGTGCATGGCGCTTGAACAACTGCCAAAAGATGTTAAAAAGTTGGTAAATCTTAGGCATCTTAGCCTGGAATCATGTTATTCCTTAACTCATATGCCTCGTGGGATAGGGAGATTGACTTGCCtcgaaaaattatcaaatttcctAGTTGCCAGAGATAGTTCTGTCTCCAAGCATACTGGTGGACTTGATGAATTACATGCCTTAAACAACTTGAGAGGAGCACTGCGAATCAGTTTGGGATATGCAGTGAAAAATGGAGCATCAGCATCAGATTTTGAGGCTGCCAATTTGAAAGAGAAGCAACACCTTCTGTACTTGAGTTTAGATTGGAGTCGActtgaaaatgatgttgatgatgGTGAAAATAATGTTGATATTGAGGAAATGTCATTGGAGAAGCTACGGCCACACCCAAATCTGAGAAGGCTGCTTTTGTGGGATTACAGAGGAATGAAAACTCCAAGCTGGTTTCCTTCCCTCAGAAATTTGGTGGGCATTTCTTTCTTTAACTGCAAAAACATCCAACGTCTTCCTTCATTGGATGTAGTCCCTTCTCTTGAAGCTTTAGAAATTGAAGAATCAATTAATCTAGAGTACATAGATACTGAAGAAGGATCCACATTATTCTTCCCTTCCCTAAAGCATCTTTTACTCAGAAATTGCCCAAATCTAAAGGGATGGCAGAGATGCAACAGGGATAATAGATCCGCAGCAGAACTGCTTCCATTTCCTTGTCTTTCTGACTTGGAGATTCATTCTTGCCGTAACCTGACTTCAATTCCACCTTTACCATGTCTTGAGAAACTGAGATTGGAGAAGGCTAGCATGAGGTCATTGGAGCAGATACTGAAGCTGACAATTTCAGTTTCAGGTTCCAGCTCTTCTGCTTCTCATCCATCTTCACTTTCCCCTGCTGTGTCTCAATTGAAAAGCTTGACAATTTGGGAAATTGAGGATTTGGAATTTCCACCAGTGGAGCTTCTGCCAAGCTTCACTTCTCTTCAAGAAGTGAGTATTTTTGACTGCTCGAGGTTGAGTACTACTGCATCTGAAGATGAAAATGATAACAATGAGCAATGGAAATGCCTTCAAAGCCTCCGCACTCTTAGCTTGGTTGGTATTCCAGAATTGGTGGCTCTTCCAAATGGGCTTCAACATGTTGCTGCTTTGCAAACTCTCATAATTGAAAGGTGTGATAATTTGATGTCTTTACCAGAGTGGATGGCAAATCTCACAGGATTACagtatctatctatctatgcatTTTCCGGACTGGATGAAACATGGAGAAACAACATGGTTGAGGATTGGCACAAGATTTCCCACATCCCAAATATTCAAGTAAACTTCACACAGATCCAACAGAATGGCCTCTACCAACGGTGA